A genome region from Flavobacterium sp. includes the following:
- the prfA gene encoding peptide chain release factor 1, with protein sequence MLDRLQYVKQRFDEISDLIIQPDVISDQKRYKSLNQEYKGIKALVEKREEYIIVLANIDEANEIIADGSDAEMVEMAKMQLDEAKERLPELEEEIKFMLIPKDPEDAKNVMVEIRAGTGGDEASIFAGDLFRMYTKYCETMGWRTSVVDMNEGTSGGFKEVIFEVTGEDVYGTLKFEAGVHRVQRVPQTETQGRVHTSAATVMVLPEAEEFDVQVDMNDVRVDFFCSSGPGGQSVNTTKSAVRLTHIPTGLVAQCQDEKSQHKNKDKALMVLRSRLYEMELAKKQEEDAKKRSSQVSSGDRSAKIRTYNYAQGRVTDHRVGLTLYDLGNIMNGDIQKIVSELQLVNNMEKLKEASEVY encoded by the coding sequence ATGTTAGATAGACTTCAATATGTAAAGCAGCGTTTTGATGAGATTTCGGATTTGATTATTCAGCCGGATGTTATTTCTGATCAAAAACGTTATAAGTCGCTTAACCAGGAATATAAAGGGATAAAAGCGCTTGTTGAAAAGAGAGAAGAATACATTATAGTTTTAGCAAATATCGACGAGGCTAACGAAATCATTGCTGACGGAAGCGATGCTGAAATGGTTGAAATGGCCAAAATGCAGTTGGATGAAGCAAAAGAACGTTTGCCGGAATTAGAGGAGGAAATCAAATTTATGCTGATTCCTAAAGATCCGGAAGATGCTAAAAACGTAATGGTGGAGATTCGCGCCGGAACGGGTGGGGACGAAGCGAGTATTTTTGCCGGTGACTTGTTCAGAATGTATACAAAATACTGTGAAACAATGGGATGGAGAACTTCTGTTGTGGATATGAACGAAGGAACTTCCGGAGGTTTCAAAGAGGTAATTTTTGAAGTTACCGGAGAAGATGTATACGGAACTTTAAAGTTTGAAGCGGGTGTTCACCGTGTACAGCGTGTTCCGCAAACTGAAACACAAGGGCGTGTACATACATCGGCGGCGACTGTTATGGTTTTACCAGAAGCAGAAGAGTTTGATGTACAAGTAGATATGAATGATGTTCGTGTAGATTTCTTCTGTTCATCAGGACCTGGAGGACAGTCGGTTAATACAACGAAATCGGCAGTACGTTTAACGCACATTCCAACCGGATTAGTAGCGCAGTGTCAGGACGAAAAATCACAGCACAAAAATAAAGATAAAGCTTTAATGGTATTACGTTCTCGTTTATACGAAATGGAATTGGCCAAAAAGCAGGAAGAAGACGCTAAAAAACGTAGTTCTCAGGTAAGTTCTGGTGACCGTTCCGCTAAAATTCGTACGTACAACTATGCACAAGGTCGTGTAACCGATCACCGTGTTGGTTTAACGCTTTACGATTTAGGAAACATCATGAACGGTGATATTCAGAAAATCGTTTCTGAGCTTCAGTTGGTGAACAATATGGAGAAATTGAAGGAAGCGTCAGAAGTGTACTAA
- a CDS encoding lmo0937 family membrane protein, translating into MSNLLYTVAVILVILWALGFFVYSFGSIIHILLVIAIIAVLLRLIKGREV; encoded by the coding sequence ATGTCAAACTTATTATACACCGTCGCAGTAATACTGGTTATTCTGTGGGCTCTCGGTTTCTTTGTATACAGTTTTGGGAGTATCATTCATATTCTTCTGGTAATTGCCATAATTGCCGTTCTGTTAAGACTTATCAAAGGCCGTGAGGTTTAA
- a CDS encoding YtxH domain-containing protein, whose translation MKASSTILGFAAAAAAGALLGVLFAPDKGSNTRKKIKDKSKDYSDNLKTKFDGIVSTITSNGKEIIEEGKAKFNQVKDDFNTVKDEAKTVKSNY comes from the coding sequence ATGAAAGCATCTAGCACAATTTTAGGATTCGCAGCTGCCGCTGCAGCAGGAGCATTATTAGGAGTATTATTCGCACCAGATAAAGGTTCTAACACAAGAAAAAAAATCAAAGATAAATCAAAAGATTACAGCGATAATTTGAAAACAAAATTTGATGGTATTGTAAGTACAATCACTTCAAACGGTAAAGAAATTATCGAAGAGGGAAAAGCAAAATTCAATCAGGTAAAAGATGATTTTAATACAGTTAAAGATGAAGCAAAAACTGTAAAATCGAACTACTAA
- a CDS encoding DUF5723 family protein: MKRTLLLFCFFGSFFYARSQSYFGFRDDNYAGIQSVLFNPSAIVDSKYRADVTISSVSATGQNDLYGVNFAEIFDGNYDLDTDAKKNFKTNNRGNFNVDILGPSFMMNITPEHSIGLFTRVRSITNAVDVNGQLIDEVNKDIDASNSFTITGGNPNGVTNSWAEIGASYGTILLDHDVHFIKAGITLKYLIAGVNGYINGSDLSVAFNKNDAAPALSTYSSTGTLRTSASYDYENGKDPKFDMTSAGVGVDLGFTYEYRTNCHTCIGNRYKLKAAIAVTDIGKLNYKNAIENTYNLTGSVTQNDIDDSDDIFEFFNDNYTKISSRKGVKANLPTALHTNFDWNIDNKFYLNLSTDFGLVDAKKINGTAIANSVSFTPRYETRQFSFYVPVTYMQYSGTQIGAGFRAGPLFVGSGTLFSNLFSDTSKGCNVYVGLKLPIYQNYN, encoded by the coding sequence ATGAAGAGAACTCTACTTTTATTTTGCTTCTTTGGGAGCTTTTTTTATGCGCGGTCGCAATCGTATTTCGGATTTCGGGACGATAATTATGCCGGAATTCAGAGTGTATTATTCAATCCGTCAGCTATTGTTGATTCTAAGTACCGAGCCGATGTTACAATTTCGTCAGTAAGTGCGACCGGACAAAATGATTTGTACGGCGTTAATTTTGCAGAAATATTTGATGGTAATTATGATCTGGATACAGATGCGAAGAAAAATTTTAAAACCAATAACAGAGGGAATTTTAATGTAGATATTTTAGGGCCTTCGTTTATGATGAATATTACGCCAGAGCATAGTATTGGCCTTTTTACACGTGTTCGCAGTATTACAAATGCGGTTGATGTAAACGGACAGCTTATTGATGAGGTAAATAAAGATATTGATGCATCGAATAGTTTTACAATTACAGGCGGAAATCCAAATGGAGTTACGAATTCATGGGCAGAAATTGGAGCCAGTTACGGAACAATATTATTAGATCATGATGTACATTTTATTAAAGCCGGAATTACATTAAAATATTTAATAGCAGGTGTAAATGGTTATATTAACGGAAGTGATTTAAGTGTGGCTTTTAATAAAAATGATGCTGCTCCTGCTTTGAGCACTTATAGTTCAACGGGAACACTTAGAACTTCTGCTAGTTATGATTATGAAAATGGAAAAGATCCAAAATTCGATATGACTTCGGCCGGAGTGGGAGTAGATTTAGGTTTTACGTATGAATATCGCACGAACTGCCATACTTGTATCGGAAACCGTTATAAACTAAAAGCGGCCATTGCCGTAACGGATATAGGAAAACTGAATTATAAAAATGCTATTGAAAACACCTATAATTTAACCGGAAGTGTTACTCAAAATGATATTGATGATTCTGATGATATTTTTGAGTTTTTTAATGACAATTATACTAAAATATCTTCCAGAAAAGGAGTAAAGGCCAATTTACCAACGGCTCTTCACACTAATTTTGACTGGAATATTGACAACAAATTCTACCTGAATTTAAGTACTGATTTTGGATTAGTCGATGCTAAAAAAATCAACGGAACAGCAATTGCTAATTCGGTTAGTTTTACGCCGAGATACGAAACAAGACAATTTAGTTTTTACGTTCCGGTAACTTACATGCAATACAGCGGAACACAGATTGGAGCCGGTTTTAGAGCCGGACCTTTATTTGTTGGTTCAGGAACACTTTTCTCTAATTTATTTTCAGATACTTCTAAAGGCTGTAATGTATATGTTGGTTTGAAACTGCCTATTTATCAAAATTATAATTAA
- a CDS encoding DUF5995 family protein codes for MNIKQATTINEVIQILDEIIERSKIEQSPIGLFAMLYREVTVRIKEGIANGSFQNGERMEKLDVIFANRYIKAYYQYKAKEKPSECWAFSFEQAENFWPIVIQHLLLGMNAHINLDLGIAAAQVSTAEDIADLKADFDKINFILSSLVEGVEKCLIKIWPTLTILLKLTGKIDNFFIDFSMETARNGAWKFANEFVVLPENQTEACIEERDKRITEIARLVSNPGIYVSAIFKFIRLFERGTIAQKIIDLQIMEEKNMECVTA; via the coding sequence ATGAATATAAAACAAGCCACTACAATAAATGAAGTAATTCAGATATTGGACGAAATTATCGAAAGATCAAAAATCGAACAAAGCCCTATAGGTTTATTCGCCATGTTGTACCGGGAAGTTACGGTACGAATAAAAGAAGGAATTGCCAATGGTTCTTTTCAAAATGGAGAACGAATGGAAAAACTCGATGTTATTTTTGCCAATCGCTACATCAAAGCTTATTATCAGTACAAAGCCAAAGAAAAACCATCTGAATGCTGGGCATTTTCGTTTGAGCAGGCAGAAAATTTCTGGCCAATTGTGATCCAGCATTTACTTTTGGGTATGAATGCTCATATCAATCTGGATTTGGGAATTGCAGCCGCTCAGGTTAGTACTGCTGAAGACATTGCAGACTTAAAAGCCGATTTCGACAAAATAAATTTTATACTGAGCAGTTTGGTAGAAGGCGTAGAAAAATGCTTAATCAAGATTTGGCCTACGCTTACAATTTTGCTGAAATTGACTGGAAAAATTGACAACTTTTTTATTGATTTTAGTATGGAAACTGCCCGAAATGGTGCCTGGAAATTTGCTAATGAATTTGTAGTTCTTCCTGAAAATCAAACCGAAGCCTGTATAGAGGAAAGAGATAAAAGAATTACAGAAATTGCCCGTCTGGTTTCAAATCCAGGAATTTATGTCAGCGCTATTTTTAAATTCATTCGTTTATTTGAAAGAGGAACTATAGCTCAAAAAATCATTGATCTACAGATTATGGAAGAAAAAAATATGGAGTGCGTTACGGCGTAA
- a CDS encoding toll/interleukin-1 receptor domain-containing protein, with product MNKVFLSHSSKQKGYVETVANKLGKNKIIYDKYSFEAAEITLDEIYKGIDQTGIFVFFISKDSLTSPWVEKEILKAEEYVKNGKIKKFLPILIDPEIKHDSELIPDWIKDNYNLKYFSKPTKVHDLIKQSLMIVNWELYPKRKALNQLFIGRTNQIKEFEQRIYDYNLLTPSSIFVNGLSSIGRRKFLNHVLVNSNYIKNNYEFPSIILDNRNSIEDFIIKVFGLGYSEKDGFEIVDLSTKTIDEKVELAFDLVLELEKNRDILLVLDNYSIINSTGQLSDWYIKLIEKMSDLNTLSICIISTSKLKSFIYKDLTNIFSINIPELEPYERASYFQALLKIEDLEIKRENFKIITDLFSGYPEQISFTNSLLKSEGEEYLINHLNEVVDFNLEKVSRVLKKFNDNKLAIQILKLLSDSECISLNFLESILDDDFEKAKEIISEFSNTFIIEYIGSSREFIRLNDSIKDYVQRNNYSLDSKFKNNIINHINESFESLEVLESDTSDFYISIKEALKNDLPIPEKFLIPSHYINAMRDLYNYENKYNEVIALADRILLNENYLDKKIIKEIRYWLCLALCRKRNERLLQEVQKIDGVDHNFLLGFYYRLKGRNLDAIDKLNSVLAINPRFYRAKRELVQVYINIERFNDALILARDSYLLDKSNPFNLQSYFRCLIKTTGIASKSELTRLLFELEKNPHEKAQEMYLTAKAQYKCFIENNKYDALNSVDDAISAYPKNIYPYLTKLDILKKYDDYTGLNNLILEINNLFDRDNEIFRRLMYLKAVIYVRLNNNDKTGALDYYYRNIENKFGQSVNDIVINEINSK from the coding sequence ATGAATAAAGTATTTTTATCTCATAGTTCTAAGCAAAAAGGATATGTTGAAACCGTAGCAAATAAATTAGGGAAAAATAAAATAATTTATGATAAATATAGTTTTGAAGCTGCTGAAATTACTTTAGATGAGATATATAAAGGAATTGACCAAACAGGTATATTCGTTTTTTTTATATCTAAAGATTCATTAACAAGCCCTTGGGTAGAAAAAGAAATTTTAAAAGCCGAGGAGTATGTTAAAAATGGTAAGATTAAAAAATTTTTACCAATTCTGATAGATCCTGAAATAAAACATGATAGTGAATTAATTCCTGATTGGATTAAAGATAATTATAATTTAAAATATTTTTCAAAGCCAACAAAAGTACATGACTTAATAAAACAATCACTTATGATTGTAAACTGGGAATTATATCCAAAAAGAAAAGCATTAAATCAATTGTTCATAGGTAGAACAAATCAGATAAAAGAATTTGAACAAAGAATATATGATTATAATCTCCTAACACCATCTAGTATTTTTGTAAATGGATTATCTAGTATTGGTAGAAGAAAATTTTTAAATCATGTTTTAGTAAATTCAAACTACATTAAAAATAATTATGAATTCCCTTCAATTATATTAGACAATCGTAATTCTATTGAGGATTTTATTATTAAAGTATTTGGGTTAGGTTATTCTGAAAAAGATGGTTTTGAAATAGTAGATTTATCTACAAAAACAATTGATGAAAAAGTCGAACTGGCTTTTGATTTAGTCCTAGAATTAGAAAAAAATAGAGATATACTTCTCGTTTTGGATAATTATTCCATTATTAATTCGACTGGCCAATTATCTGATTGGTATATAAAATTGATTGAAAAAATGTCAGATCTAAATACATTATCAATTTGTATTATTAGTACTTCTAAATTAAAATCATTTATATATAAAGATTTGACAAATATCTTTTCAATAAATATTCCTGAACTTGAACCATATGAAAGAGCTAGTTATTTTCAAGCACTATTAAAAATTGAAGATTTAGAGATTAAAAGAGAAAATTTTAAAATAATTACAGACTTATTCAGTGGCTATCCTGAACAGATAAGTTTTACTAACTCACTTTTAAAAAGTGAAGGAGAAGAGTATTTAATAAATCATTTGAATGAAGTTGTAGATTTTAATTTAGAAAAAGTAAGTCGAGTCTTAAAAAAATTTAACGATAATAAATTAGCAATTCAAATTCTAAAATTACTATCTGATAGTGAGTGTATTAGTTTAAATTTTTTAGAAAGTATATTAGACGATGATTTTGAGAAAGCAAAAGAAATAATAAGTGAATTCAGTAATACCTTTATTATTGAATATATAGGGAGTAGTAGAGAATTTATTAGGTTAAACGATTCTATAAAAGATTATGTCCAAAGAAATAATTATTCTTTGGATTCTAAATTTAAGAATAATATTATAAACCATATTAATGAATCATTTGAATCATTAGAAGTACTTGAAAGTGATACTTCAGACTTTTATATTTCTATCAAAGAAGCTCTTAAAAATGACCTTCCAATACCCGAAAAATTTTTAATACCATCTCATTATATCAATGCGATGAGAGACTTATACAACTATGAGAACAAATATAATGAAGTTATTGCTTTAGCCGATCGAATCCTACTTAATGAGAATTATTTAGATAAAAAAATCATTAAAGAGATTAGATATTGGCTTTGTTTAGCTTTATGTAGAAAAAGAAATGAAAGATTATTGCAAGAAGTACAAAAGATAGATGGAGTTGATCACAATTTTCTTCTTGGATTTTATTATAGATTGAAAGGTAGAAACCTAGATGCAATTGACAAGTTAAATTCTGTTCTAGCAATTAATCCAAGATTTTATAGAGCTAAAAGAGAATTAGTTCAAGTTTATATTAATATTGAACGTTTTAATGATGCATTAATTCTTGCGAGAGATAGTTATTTATTAGATAAATCTAATCCATTTAATCTACAAAGCTATTTTAGATGCTTAATAAAAACTACCGGTATAGCAAGCAAGTCTGAATTAACGAGATTACTTTTTGAGTTAGAAAAAAATCCACATGAAAAAGCACAAGAAATGTATTTAACAGCTAAGGCTCAATACAAATGCTTTATTGAAAACAATAAATATGATGCATTAAACTCCGTTGATGATGCTATTAGTGCATATCCGAAAAACATATATCCATATTTAACAAAGTTAGATATATTAAAAAAATATGATGATTACACTGGATTAAATAATTTAATTCTCGAAATCAATAATTTATTTGATCGAGATAATGAAATCTTTAGAAGATTGATGTATTTAAAAGCAGTTATTTATGTACGATTAAATAACAACGATAAAACTGGAGCCTTGGATTATTATTATCGTAACATCGAAAATAAATTTGGTCAATCAGTAAATGATATAGTGATTAATGAAATAAATAGTAAATAA
- a CDS encoding porin family protein, which translates to MKMQTNFLCALTLFISASFGMLHAQDNNVNTEFGVKGGFNMSNLISDGDNEPNDENILYGFNAGVYATLPISDFVAIQPEILFTTKGSELEYDNAFASGNAKFRLNYIEVPLLVRVNITKNFNVHAGGYASYLVSSKVTGDGTFDFNEDIDTDDLNKFDAGVSAGVGVDFNPISIGLRYNYGLTTVGKERTVAGTTYTFPDAKNSNLTLYLSYKLN; encoded by the coding sequence ATGAAAATGCAAACAAATTTTTTATGCGCCTTAACACTTTTTATTTCAGCTTCATTTGGAATGCTGCACGCTCAGGACAATAATGTAAACACAGAGTTTGGTGTAAAAGGAGGATTTAACATGTCGAATTTAATATCTGATGGAGACAACGAACCTAATGATGAAAATATTCTATACGGTTTTAATGCCGGTGTTTATGCCACATTACCTATTTCAGATTTCGTAGCAATTCAGCCAGAGATTTTATTTACAACAAAGGGTTCTGAATTAGAATACGACAATGCTTTTGCATCAGGAAATGCTAAATTCAGATTAAATTATATCGAAGTGCCTCTTTTAGTAAGAGTTAACATTACTAAAAACTTTAATGTTCATGCCGGTGGATATGCATCGTATCTGGTAAGTTCTAAAGTTACAGGAGACGGAACTTTTGACTTTAATGAAGACATCGACACAGACGATTTAAACAAATTTGACGCAGGTGTTTCTGCTGGTGTTGGTGTAGATTTTAACCCAATAAGCATTGGATTACGTTACAATTACGGTCTTACAACTGTTGGAAAAGAAAGAACTGTTGCGGGAACAACATATACGTTTCCAGACGCAAAAAACAGCAATTTGACATTATACCTTTCGTATAAGTTAAATTAA